In Methylothermaceae bacteria B42, the genomic window GGGGAATCCAGGTATCCAGGAAAGACTGAATCGAGCTCAAATACTTTTGGGTTTCCGGCAGATTTTCCAGAAAATCGGCAACAGGTTGGTCGCGGCCGGATAAATTTCTGAGGCTGGGTTCCCAATGAGGGTTGGAAAGGCAGCGGGCATCAAAGACGAAATCGGCATCCAGGGGCAGGCCGTATTTGAATCCGAAAGACTCGAAGCACAGGGAAAGTTGGAAAACATCCCGTTGCCTGATACGTTCGCGAACAAGCTCGCGAAGCTGATGAATATTGAGGCGGGAGGTGTCAACCAAAAGGTCGGCGAGGACGGTAATGGGTTCCAGTAGTTTGCGTTCTTCCTCAATAGCGTCCGCCAAGGGGAGTCCCGCGCCGTCCAGGGTTGCATGGCTTAAAGGGTGTTTACGCCGGGTTTCGCTATAACGCTTCAACAAAGTGTTGGAGTCAGCGCTTAGAAAAAGCAACTGATAATCAATGGAAAACTGTTTCAGGGTTTCCAGCGTGTGCTGAAATAATTCGGCATCGCTACTGAGGTTGCGGTAATCGATGCTGATGGCGGTTTTTTCGTACAGCCGAGGATTTTTCTGGCAGGTGTCACGGATGAAGGTTTCAATCAAGCGGACCGGCAAATTATCGATACAATAGTAGCCGCAGTCTTCCAGAGTGCTAAGGGCGATACTCTTGCCAGACCCGGACAAGCCGCTGACGAATACCAGGTGCATCACAAAAGCCGCTTGCGTTGACTTGATGATGGGATACCCTGAGCCTCCCGGTATTTGGCGACCGTGCGCCGGGCGACGTTGATGCCCTTTTCCTGCAGCAGTTTGGAAATTTTAAGATCGCTCAAGGGTTTGGCGGGGTTTTCGTGATCCACCAGTTCTTTGATAAAAGCCTTGATCGCAGTAGCGGAACATTCGCCGCCGGATTGGGTGGATACGTGGCTGGAAAAGAAATACTTGAATTCGTAGATGCCGTTAGGGGTGTGCATGTACTTTTTGTTGGTCACCCTGGAAACCGTGGATTCGTGAATATTCAAGGTTTCCGCCACATCCCTGAGCACCATGGGTTTCATGGCGATTTCTCCGTGCTCGAGAAATTCCTGCTGGCGCTCGACAATGCAATGGGCCACCCTGAGCAGTGTGTCGGTACGGCTTTGCAGGCTTCTGAGGAACCAGCGCGCCTCTTGAAGATGGTTCTTCATGCTTTGGTTATCGTCACTGGTATCAGCCCTTTTGATCATGTTGGAGTAAAAAGGGTTGATACGCAGTTTGGGAGCGATTTCTGGATTTAGCGACACTTCCCATTTGCCGTTTTTTTTGAAGACGAAAACATCAGGAATAACGTATTCGGTTTCGTTGGCCGAGAATTCACTGCCCGGATAAGGATTCAAGCTTCTGATGAGAGAGATGATTTGTTCCAGCTCAGCATCGTTTACATGCAGTGCTTTCTTCATCACCGTGATATTTTGTTCCCCCAAGGCTTTTAAATGATCCGTAACCAGTAAGAAAGCTTCCCGCCGCCAGGGCGTTTCAGGAGGCAACTGGCGTAGCTGAATGGCGAGACACTCGCCAAGATTTTGGGCCGCGATACCAGGAGGATCAAAATTTTGCACTTGATGCAAAACCGCCTCGACTTCATCCAATTCCAAGTCTTCCAGTTGGCTTTTCAGATCATCACTGAGTTCAGTCAAAGGAATGGATAGATAGCCCTCATCGTTAATGGCATCAATAATGGCTGAGGCGATGGTCCTGTCCCGATCGCTGAAACGGGTCAGTTCCAGTTGCTGTTGAAGGTGTTCGTGCAAGCTTTCAGGCTTAGCATTTTGTTGTGCGTATTCTGAATCCGAATCGGCGGGCCCCAAGGTCGTGTAGACATTGTCATATACGTCATCCCAGTTGGCATCGACGGGGAGTTCTTCCGGGATTTCAGTGCTGTTGGCGGTGACGGACTGATCTTCGCTGGGTGTGGTTTTGACTTCAGCCGTGGCGTTGTCTTCCGCTACTTCCAGCATGATGTTGGATTCCAAGACTTCTTGAATTTCCTGCTTGAGTTCGATGGAAGAAAGCTGCAGCAAACGAATCGCTTGCTGAAGCTGGGGCGTCATCGTGAGTTGTTGCCCTAAACGAAGTTGCAGGCTTTGTTTCATAGGTCTCTTGTTGGATAGCTATTTTTTAACATTGTTAAAGTTATTCTAGCCTATATCGTCATTGGTCAAGTTCACAGCTTATGTGAACTTGTAAACAGGTTTTCTTTAAAAGTTTTTAATCAATCTTGTTGCTTTTGCGTGCAAAAGATTCAGCCATGAAATTCCGCTTCCAGCCCAAGCATCTGGAAAATAATCAATGAGGCGATGACCAAAATAGCCCCGGCCCCTACCCGTTGGAGCAAAACTTTTCCCGATTGTTCTTTCTTTATCTTCGACAATACATCCACGGTAGCCACGTAAAGGAAAGTCCCGCCGGAAAGAAGCAGCATCAAGCCAATCCACTCGTGGGGCAGTTGCCGTAGAAATAAGAAGGTGATTAAGAGTCCCATGGGCGTTGCGGCGCTGAATAATAACAGGGTGCGCAGAGGGTTTATGTGGACATCGCCCTCCTTTTGCCATAAAAACACGCCCAAGCCGAAAGCTACGGGAATTTTATGCACCATCACTGCTGCCAGAATGGGTAAGGTTAATGCCAGCAATCCAGTCGCCAGGCTAGCGCCGATAGCCAGACCGTCTGTCAAGGCATGTAGCCCGAGGCCAATAGAGAGGATTTGTACCGTCCCTTGTTCTTCAGGCATTTCATGGCCTAGCCCAAAGGTTTCCAAACCGAGCATAAGCAAAAACCCCCCGAGAATGGCCAGTCCTGAAGCCAATACAGGCGGCAGTCCCAGAAAAGAGTCAGAGTGAAGCTGCTGTCCGGATTCGTGGGAAAGAAAGAGGACTTCAAACCCTTCGGGAATAACGATGACCATTGCCGACGCCAGCAATAACCCTGCGGCTACGGCAGAAACCATTGTCCACAGACTAGGTTTGGCAGTGGGTAGATAGCGGGGGACAAACCCGGCGGCCAAAGCGCCGAGAAAAGCAACGCTGGCAATGGCAAAAGCAGCAAACCATCCTGACATTCATGCCTCCTCTTTTAGCATGGGAATTGATATGCAGGAATTATACCAGTCCAGGTATCAGATGAAAAAAGTCTTAAGTCAGGCGGTGTTGTCAGAAAATGAGCTGAAAATTTTAGTGATTAGAAAAGACGGGGTAGGGAAGGGGGCATGAAAAACCATCATCGAAACGGCAAACGGTCCCGATGATGGCATAAGATGAAAAAGGCAAATTTTAAAGATGCGAATTTCTTTTGGTAGCTTTCTCAATGAGGGTAGATTTATCCATTAATTTCAATATGGCAAAGCCGATGGCAAAACCGGTGAATGAAGCAACCACAATGGGTGCGGCAAAAGGAATGGCGTGAGGACTCATAAGATTGACACCGATGATGCTGGATAGAAAATTCATAGTCTTCTCCTGTTGTGAATTTAGCTTTTATTTGCATCCATGGAATCGCGATACGGATCAGTGATTCAAAAATAGATGCATCCTCTGGGACGATATCCATCATAAAGAAAAAGAAAAGGGGGTTTCAGTGACTAAGTCACATAATCCGTAGTGGCACAATATGAAAGGATTATTTTGAGTCAGCAATCCTTTGTAAGGCCTGTGGATTTTGCACGGCAATAACACCCCGGTTGAGTGTAATCCAGCCGTAACGCTCGAAACGCTTCAAATTTCTTGAAACTACTTCCCGTGCCGTTCCTAGCTCAGACGCTAAAGATTGGTGAGTTTTGTTCAATTGTCCGCCGGGAGCGGCAAGCAATACTTTGGCTAGACGCTGTTCCAATGCTTCAAAAACGACTTCTTCCATTCGAGTGATTACCGAAGCCAAGCGCAAGGAGAAATTGTCAAAAACAAACTCACGGAAAAACTCGGAATGATGGAGTGCGTGTTGAAACTTATCACGGGTGATCACAAAAGCGCTGACTTCATCTTCGGTAATCCCTTCTGCAGGGTAGGCTTTTTGCCCCAGTAAACAAGATGTGGTCAAGACGCAGGAATCCCCAGGCTTGACTTGATATAGTAGAATTTCGCGGCCTGATTCGGCAATTAATTGCACGCGGATGGTTCCATTGACCACCAAGACATAGTTTTGGCATGGAGCACCTGGATAAAATAGCGTTTTCCCAGCGGGTAGATTCACCAAAGTAGCCGTTTCCATCAAGGAACGGACCTCGGGGTCGGGATTATTGAAAAATTGTGGGAAATGATGTTTCCACAAGTGAGTGATTTGTTCCATTTGGCAAATTTATACGAAATTGGATTAGTAATACCAATATGGCGGATAATACATGCCCCACCAGGGATCATACCACCAATAAGGGTACACTAGCGTTCTGACCGCTTCTTGCTTGGGCCACAACCGCCAACTATCTGCTTCAACCACTGGCAATTGGATTTTTCGTTTGCCAACGGTTCGTTCCGCCATGCCATTTATGGTGCCGACCACCGTGATTTCTTTACCCTGGGTATAGATAGCCGGGTCGAGAAAGGTTGTGGTATGCATTAAAAATCTGCCTCGGGGCTGGGCGGAATCTTTTGGGCGTCCCGAACGGTTGAGAGGCTTTTCAAGGATCTGCACCCAAGTCTCTTTTGCTTCGTTTTCCACGGTCAGGATCACGCCCCCCCAGCGGACCTTTTCACCCTGAAAAGCTACCGGTTCTTCAACTACTTGTGGTAAATATACGGGTGCCACATCAGGGGCTTCCAGTTCAGGCGGCAGGCTAGCACAAGCGGACAAGAAAGCAGGTAAAACCCAGAAAAACCGAAATAAAGCGTGAAAGCGGTGTGTCATCACGATTCTCCTTCATTGATGCATACATCAGCCACAGTTTGGCAGAGCAGGGGAAGTTTGGAAAGTGCTTTCTTAGACTTTGGAAAATGAAGAATAATCCCCATATTTCTCGGGAGATTGGCAAGAAAATCGATTTCAAAAACTAACGTGTAAAGTCATTTTCCAGCAGGAGGTGCCATGCGTATTGGGTATATTTCCAGCTATCCTCCCATCGAGTGCGGCATAGCCACCTACTCATCCTATTTGATTGACGCTTTGCGGGAGCAAGGGGCCGATGTTTACGTGGTCAGCCACATGGGCGCGAGTGGAACTCAAGTCTTTCCGGCATTCAATGAGAATGATTTGGACGACAAGGCCTATACCGTCGCGCTGCGGTTCACCCCCGACATCGTCCACATTCAGCACGAATTCGGTCTTTACGGGCCCCATTATGGGGTGAATATCTTGCCGGTCATTGTCAAATTTCGCTTGATCGGCGTGCCGGTGGTGACCACGCTGCATACGGTTTACGAACAACCGGAGCGGAGCCATTTGCTGTTGATTGAGAATATTCTCGCCAATTCCAGTCGGATTATCGTGCATCAGGACTATCAACGGGAAAGCTTGCGTCGCCATTTCCCGGAGAACCTGACGCAAAAAGTGACGGTGATTCCTCATGGGGCAAGAGTGGTGGCACCCATCCCCGATGCCAAGAACAAATTGGGACTGCCGGCGGATAAGAAGATTATCTTGATGATTGGCTATTTTCGTCCGAGCAAAAATTTTGAATTGATTATCGATCAATTGCCGGAAATTCTAAAAAAATACCCGGATGCCCTCTTGGTGTTGGCCGGCAAAATCCGTAACCAAGAGTATTCACAATATCAGCATGTGCTATTTGACCGTATCCGCCAATCGCCGGTAAAGGATCACATTCGCGTGATTCTCGGACAACTGTCCCAGCAAACCTTCGACACCATTTTATCCGCTGCGGATGTGGTTGTGCTGCCTTATAAACTCAGCTCCCAAAGCGGTATTCTGGCTCACTGCATGGCATTTGGACGGCCCGTCGTCACCAGCGCCAGCAAGGCGATGACGCAATTAATCGAGGAATCTGGCGCTGGCGTGATTGTGCCTTCGGAACCAGAATTCAGTAATGCCATAGCATCGCTTTTGGCCGATGAACAACGGGCCCGGCAAATGTCTGAAAGCGCCCGTGAATATGTGCGAAGTAAACTGGCCTGGCCCAAGATTGCCGCCGCCCACAGGCAAGTCTATGAAAGTTTGCATAATATTCCCGATATTGGATCTCAGGTAATCGTGGTGGATTAAGGAGAAGAACGATGAAAAAGCTGCATCCTTTTACGCGCTACCCGGGCAATCCCATTCTCACTCGGGAAGATATTCCCTATTGGAGCAATACGGTATTCAATGCCGCGGCCTGTAAATTTGGGAACCAATATTTACTATTACTGCGGGTGGAAGACCTCAATGGCCACAGTCACTTAACCCTGGCCCGTTCTCAAGACGGTTACCAATTTAAGGTGGATGAGAAGCCCTGGATCACCCCGTCCACTGCTCCTGACTATGAAGTTTATGAGCGCTACGGGATTGAAGATCCCAGAATTACCTATGTGCCGGAAGACGATAGCTATTACATCACCTATACCGCCTTTGGTCCCCATGGTCCCCGGGTGGGCATTGGCAAAACCCGGGATTTCAAAAGCTTCGAGCGAATCGCCCTGATTACCGAAGTGCCCAACAAAGATGCCATCTTGTTCCCGGATAAATTCAACAATCAATACGTAATGCTGGATCGTCCGGGCGGATTTGCCGGTTCCACGGGCGCGATCTGGGTGCAATATTCTCCGGATTTGGTTTACTGGGGGCGGGCCCAGGCGATGCTGGCACCCCAACCAGGTTGGGGCAATTCCAAACTGGGCAGCTCCACGCCGCCCATCAAGACCGAAGCCGGCTGGCTGGTCCTTTATCACGGGGTTCGTGAAACCCCCAGTGGCCGCATTTACCGTGTAGGCGCCATGTTATTGGACCTCGAAAACCCAGCGCAAGTTATCGGTTATACCCCCAACTTTATTTTCGGTCCGGAAGAACTTTACGAGCGGGTCGGCGATGTTCCCAATGTTGTCTTCCCCTGTGGGGTGATTGTGGAAGATGGCCACATTAAAATGTATTACGGCGCCGCCGACAGCGCCATTGCCTTGGCTCAGGCCCGTTTGGAAGATATTTTGGAACTGTGTTTTATGACTAAAAGCACGGAGACCCATATCCGTTTTCAGTAATTATTCCTTCATGGTGGAAGAATAAGGATAAGAAGCGTCACATTTTTGTTTATCAATAAATGTGACGCTTTTTACCTCATTTAGATGTTTGTGGGCAGGCGCGGCCTGACACACGATTAAAATGACGGCAGTAGGTACGGCATAACGTATATTTAATAAATCTGAATATTTCGGAAAAAAATCGTATTGCCTATTGACAAGAGGCGGTCATATAGATGTTATATGATAAATTCTTTACCATCTCTGAACAGCTTAATTAAAGAGTTAATGAACAGGCCTGAATCTTCGCCATTGATTGAAAAAATACCTTCTAAATGTAACTTCCCAGGGAATTCCCCCGATGATTCAGTGGCAAAGATAAACTGACAAGCCCCTGTTTCTTTTACCTCAATAACGGCATTGAATCTAAATCCACCTTGTAGTTCTACAGATCCTGTTCTTTCTTTATTTAGGGTTTCCAACCGAACAATAATCTCATCTAATTTATCAAAATAGATATCATCAACTTCTATTTTACAACCTTCGTAATTTAGTTTGACGATGAAATGTGGCGTGTCTGTGACTTCCGGCCAATATTCTTTTTTGATGCTGAGAGTATTTTTCATCATTTCATATGATCAAGCTCACTGGCGCCAATGGAGTGCAGCGGAATTGGCGTCCACTACAACGCCTTGGTACGCCCGGCATGGGCCTGAACTGATGGGGTGCAAGTCCCCTGTAGGAGTACCTGTCATGTTCACGATGTGGACCACTATAACTACTAGCCGGCGGCAAGGGCAAACCCGCGAGTGTCTGTCTGAAGGAAGCCCGAGTGCAAACGTGCGAGCCGACGGACAGACAAAATCGCCGGGAGCCATTTTGAACAGCCATAGGCTGGCCAAAAGGGCGACCTGTAGGGAAGTAGGTCGTAATATGTGCACCAAGGTCCGCAACTTCCTGGCCCTGGGAACGGGCAAACGCCAAGCCATCCTGACTACCATGAGCAGCAAAGGCTACTGGCATCTGTCCAGGACCCTGGCAACCCAGACAGGCATGACCACTGACAGGCTCAAACGCCAAGGGCTTGATCTCCGTGCGTGACCTCTGGTTGAAAGCGCATGGGTATGTCTGATATCGTCTTGTGCTCCCTTCTTGTGAACCGCTTGAGTAGCGGACCCGCATGCTAGGTGGTGTGGGGAAGGCGAGTTAGAGCCCCACCCGTA contains:
- a CDS encoding glycosyl transferase yields the protein MRIGYISSYPPIECGIATYSSYLIDALREQGADVYVVSHMGASGTQVFPAFNENDLDDKAYTVALRFTPDIVHIQHEFGLYGPHYGVNILPVIVKFRLIGVPVVTTLHTVYEQPERSHLLLIENILANSSRIIVHQDYQRESLRRHFPENLTQKVTVIPHGARVVAPIPDAKNKLGLPADKKIILMIGYFRPSKNFELIIDQLPEILKKYPDALLVLAGKIRNQEYSQYQHVLFDRIRQSPVKDHIRVILGQLSQQTFDTILSAADVVVLPYKLSSQSGILAHCMAFGRPVVTSASKAMTQLIEESGAGVIVPSEPEFSNAIASLLADEQRARQMSESAREYVRSKLAWPKIAAAHRQVYESLHNIPDIGSQVIVVD
- a CDS encoding RNA polymerase factor sigma-54 (sigma factors are initiation factors that promote the attachment of RNA polymerase to specific initiation sites and are then released; sigma 54 factor is responsible for the expression of enzymes involved in nitrogen assimilation and metabolism; the rhizobia often have 2 copies of this sigma factor; in Rhizobium etli RpoN1 shown to be involved in the assimilation of several nitrogen and carbon sources during free-living aerobic growth and RpoN2 is involved in symbiotic nitrogen fixation; in Bradyrhizobium both RpoN1 and N2 are functional in free-living and symbiotic conditions, rpoN1 gene was regulated in response to oxygen), producing the protein MKQSLQLRLGQQLTMTPQLQQAIRLLQLSSIELKQEIQEVLESNIMLEVAEDNATAEVKTTPSEDQSVTANSTEIPEELPVDANWDDVYDNVYTTLGPADSDSEYAQQNAKPESLHEHLQQQLELTRFSDRDRTIASAIIDAINDEGYLSIPLTELSDDLKSQLEDLELDEVEAVLHQVQNFDPPGIAAQNLGECLAIQLRQLPPETPWRREAFLLVTDHLKALGEQNITVMKKALHVNDAELEQIISLIRSLNPYPGSEFSANETEYVIPDVFVFKKNGKWEVSLNPEIAPKLRINPFYSNMIKRADTSDDNQSMKNHLQEARWFLRSLQSRTDTLLRVAHCIVERQQEFLEHGEIAMKPMVLRDVAETLNIHESTVSRVTNKKYMHTPNGIYEFKYFFSSHVSTQSGGECSATAIKAFIKELVDHENPAKPLSDLKISKLLQEKGINVARRTVAKYREAQGIPSSSQRKRLL
- a CDS encoding glycosidase, producing the protein MKKLHPFTRYPGNPILTREDIPYWSNTVFNAAACKFGNQYLLLLRVEDLNGHSHLTLARSQDGYQFKVDEKPWITPSTAPDYEVYERYGIEDPRITYVPEDDSYYITYTAFGPHGPRVGIGKTRDFKSFERIALITEVPNKDAILFPDKFNNQYVMLDRPGGFAGSTGAIWVQYSPDLVYWGRAQAMLAPQPGWGNSKLGSSTPPIKTEAGWLVLYHGVRETPSGRIYRVGAMLLDLENPAQVIGYTPNFIFGPEELYERVGDVPNVVFPCGVIVEDGHIKMYYGAADSAIALAQARLEDILELCFMTKSTETHIRFQ
- a CDS encoding RNase adaptor protein RapZ — protein: MHLVFVSGLSGSGKSIALSTLEDCGYYCIDNLPVRLIETFIRDTCQKNPRLYEKTAISIDYRNLSSDAELFQHTLETLKQFSIDYQLLFLSADSNTLLKRYSETRRKHPLSHATLDGAGLPLADAIEEERKLLEPITVLADLLVDTSRLNIHQLRELVRERIRQRDVFQLSLCFESFGFKYGLPLDADFVFDARCLSNPHWEPSLRNLSGRDQPVADFLENLPETQKYLSSIQSFLDTWIPQFLNQNRSYLTIAIGCTGGQHRSVYLAEKLGQRFSDSPYPVLVRHRELQ